The Humulus lupulus chromosome 4, drHumLupu1.1, whole genome shotgun sequence genome has a window encoding:
- the LOC133831684 gene encoding surfeit locus protein 1 has product MATSTTAIVKSITKLRRSHWEVFYCSSSAVQSQSRSQLTSSSQSPQQENRSRWSKWLLFLPGAMTFGLGTWQIFRRQEKIKMLEYRQKRLDLEPLRWNSVFQPSEGLDSLEFRKVICRGQFDEERSIYIGPRSRSISGVTENGYYVITPLLPIPNCPDSVQSPILVNRGWVPRSWKEKFLEVSHGGDQQSKQETQDIQEDERSSWWRLWTTKPKKVQDHAPAIPSVEVIGIVRESEKPSIFVPANEPTTNQWFYVDVPAIARTCGLPENTVYIEDINENVNPSNPYPLPKDVNTLIRSSVMPQDHLNYTFTWYSLSAAVTFMAFKRVRPQKSWR; this is encoded by the exons ATGGCAACATCGACGACCGCCATTGTTAAATCCATAACCAAGCTCCGTCGGAGCCATTGGGAAGTCTTTTACTGCTCTTCCTCTGCAGTTCAATCTCAATCTCGGTCTCAGTTGACATCTTCTTCTCAATCTCCTC AGCAAGAAAATCGGTCTAGATGGTCAAAATGGTTGCTTTTTCTTCCTGGAGCTATGACTTTTGGTCTTGGCACTTGGCAGATATTCAGAAGGCAAGAAAAG ATAAAGATGTTAGAATACAGACAGAAGAGATTGGATTTGGAACCATTAAGATGGAACAGTGTGTTTCAACCAAGCGAAGGATTGGATTCTTTGGAGTTTAGAAAGGTCATATGCAGAGGACAATTTGACGAGGAAAGATCAATCTATATCGGTCCCCGTTCAAGAAGCATTTCTGGTGTGACAGAAAATGGCTACTATGTCATTACACCCCTTCTGCCAATACCCAACTGCCCTGACAG CGTGCAATCACCAATTCTAGTTAATAGAGGATGGGTTCCGCGCAGTTGGAAAGAAAAGTTCTTAGAAGTCTCCCATGGCGGTGATCAACAATCAAAACAAGAAACCCAGGACATTCAAGAGGATGAAAGAAGCTCATGGTGGAGGTTATGGACAACAAAGCCTAAAAAAGTTCAG GATCATGCTCCTGCCATTCCTTCTGTTGAAGTCATTGGAATAGTTCGTGAGAGTGAAAAGCCAAGCATATTTGTTCCAGCAAATGAACCAACAACCAATCAGTGGTTCTATGTTGATGTTCCTGCAATCGCTCGTACATGTGGACTCCCTGAGAATACTGTTTACATTGAAGATATCAATGAAAATGTTAATCCAAGTAACCCTTACCCTTTACCGAAGGATGTGAATACCTTGATTCGAAGTTCAGTTATGCCTCAGgatcatttaaactatacatttaCATG GTATTCGTTATCGGCTGCAGTTACATTTATGGCTTTCAAGAGAGTAAGACCCCAAAAGAGCTGGAGATAG
- the LOC133831682 gene encoding pentatricopeptide repeat-containing protein At4g19890, producing MVPYLLLKSHGVIRFHQKVSSTSVLHSLFYSSLHSLLSPRMLCSCAHQDLLLTSPSSSSSASSSESLVRTVCSLVFESFYEHGHRMQFPPRLNLNVDSDSLSHEQVTTIVASLADEGGSMVALSFFYWAIGFSKFRHFLRFYIVCAMSLISNGNLERAHEVMQCMLWSFSEIGRLKEAGDMILDMQNQGLMLTTHILNSVLGIACEINSVEYAEEMFEEMSHRGVSPDSASYRSMVVGHCRSGRVSDAERWLGEMLDKGFVVDNATLTLIISTFCEKGFTNRAFWFFNKMTEMGLSPNLINYTSLIHGLCKRGSVKKAFEMLEEMVSKGWKPNVYTHTALIDGLCKKGWTEKAFRLFLKLVRSNNYKPNVHTYTTMISGYCREQKMNRAEMLLGKMIEQGLVPNTNTYTTLIDGHCKDGNFERAYQLMDSMRIEGFSPNICTYNAVIDSLLKKGRLPEAYKLIKKASCEGIRSDKVTYTILISEHCKKDETKGALMLFNKMVKTGLHPDMYLYTTLIAFFCRHKRMKESEMLFEDATRVGLVPTKETYTSMICGYCRAGNITSATQYFQRMADHGCAPDSFTYGALISGLCKEEKLDEARRLYDAASIDKGLSPCEVTRVTLAYEYCKRENFSSAMAILERLEKRLWIRTVNTLVRKLCNDKKVGMAALFFHKLVDKDRNVDRVTMAAFMTACYESNKYGLVSDLSERIGKTGLALQTQEIRSL from the coding sequence ATGGTGCCTTATCTACTTCTCAAATCCCATGGAGTTATTAGATTTCATCAGAAAGTATCATCTACTTCAGTTCTTCATTCCCTTTTCTATTCCTCATTACACTCTTTATTGTCTCCCAGAATGTTGTGTTCTTGTGCTCATCAAGATTTATTGCTTACTAGCCcctcttcctcctcctctgcTTCCTCGTCAGAGTCTCTTGTGAGAACAGTTTGTTCTTTGgtcttcgagtctttttatgaaCATGGCCACAGAATGCAATTTCCTCCTAGGCTTAATCTTAATGTGGATAGTGATTCTCTGAGCCATGAACAGGTTACAACTATTGTTGCTTCACTCGCAGATGAGGGAGGTTCCATGGTTGCATTGAGTTTCTTTTATTGGGCTATTGGGTTCTCTAAGTTTCGCCATTTCTTGCGGTTTTACATAGTTTGTGCTATGTCATTGATTAGTAATGGGAATTTGGAGAGAGCCCATGAAGTGATGCAGTGTATGCTATGGAGTTTTTCTGAAATTGGGAGGTTAAAGGAGGCAGGTGATATGATTCTTGATATGCAAAACCAGGGCCTTATGTTGACCACACATATTTTGAATTCTGTTCTTGGAATTGCTTGTGAAATAAATTCAGTGGAGTATGCAGAGGAGATGTTTGAGGAAATGTCTCATAGAGGGGTTTCTCCTGATTCTGCCAGTTATAGATCCATGGTTGTTGGTCATTGTAGAAGTGGTAGAGTTTCCGATGCAGAGAGATGGCTGGGTGAAATGCTCGACAAAGGCTTTGTTGTAGATAATGCGACTTTAACTCTAATCATTAGTACATTTTGCGAAAAGGGTTTCACAAATCGAGCATTTTGGTTCTTCAATAAGATGACCGAAATGGGTTTGAGTCCCAATTTAATAAACTATACTTCTCTAATTCATGGTTTGTGTAAGAGGGGCAGTGTGAAGAAAGCATTCGAAATGTTGGAGGAAATGGTTAGCAAAGGTTGGAAACCTAATGTCTACACCCATACAGCATTGATCGACGGTCTCTGCAAGAAGGGATGGACCGAAAAGGCTTTTAGATTGTTTCTCAAGCTCGTTCGGAGCAACAACTACAAGCCAAATGTACATACTTACACCACCATGATCAGTGGATATTGCAGAGAACAGAAGATGAATCGCGCAGAGATGTTGTTAGGCAAAATGATAGAACAGGGTCTGGTTCCCAACACCAACACCTACACCACTCTCATCGACGGCCATTGTAAAGATGGGAATTTCGAAAGAGCATATCAGTTGATGGACTCCATGAGAATTGAGGGGTTTTCTCCAAATATTTGTACTTACAATGCAGTAATCGATAGCCTCTTGAAAAAGGGTAGGCTCCCAGAGGCTTATAAATTGATAAAGAAAGCTTCTTGTGAGGGAATTCGTTCTGATAAAGTCACATACACAATTCTGATCTCTGAGCATTGCAAGAAAGATGAGACTAAGGGAGCCTTGATGCTGTTCAATAAGATGGTCAAAACTGGACTCCACCCTGATATGTATTTATACACAACTTTAATAGCTTTCTTCTGCAGGCATAAAAGAATGAAAGAAAGCGAAATGCTTTTCGAGGATGCCACAAGGGTTGGCTTGGTTCCAACTAAGGAGACTTACACGTCCATGATCTGCGGTTACTGTCGGGCTGGAAATATCACCTCAGCAACACAATATTTCCAGAGGATGGCTGACCATGGTTGTGCACCAGATAGTTTCACTTATGGTGCTCTAATTAGTGGGCTTTGCAAGGAGGAGAAGCTGGATGAAGCTCGAAGGTTATACGACGCTGCCTCAATCGATAAAGGGCTATCGCCTTGTGAAGTTACTAGGGTAACATTAGCCTACGAGTACTGCAAGCGAGAGAACTTCTCGTCAGCCATGGCCATCTTGGAGAGGCTTGAGAAAAGGCTGTGGATCCGGACTGTTAATACTTTGGTGAGGAAACTCTGTAATGACAAGAAAGTTGGCATGGCTGCGTTGTTCTTCCACAAATTGGTGGATAAAGACCGCAATGTGGACCGGGTAACAATGGCGGCTTTCATGACCGCTTGTTATGAGAGCAACAAGTATGGTCTTGTTTCGGACTTGTCTGAAAGAATTGGCAAAACTGGTTTGGCATTACAAACTCAAGAGATTAGGTCATTGTAG